A single window of Gossypium hirsutum isolate 1008001.06 chromosome A10, Gossypium_hirsutum_v2.1, whole genome shotgun sequence DNA harbors:
- the LOC107895446 gene encoding tyrosine/DOPA decarboxylase 2, whose protein sequence is MASFQLHLLHTNCMEISFNNFAYFPSSGSIAGFLGEVLSTGFNVVEFNWISSPAVTELEFVTMDWLGQMLGLPQSFLFSGTGGGVIPGTICEAILCTLVAARDQMLAKVGRENIGKLVFYGSDQTHCALLKAAKVAGLKCKNFRAIKTMRSTAFQLSAESLRTTIRLDVEAGLIPAFLCATIGTTSTTAVDSIRSLSEVTKEYGMWIHVDAAYAGSAYICPEYRHFIDGVENVNSFSFNAHKWFFTTLDCCCLWVKDPGSLTKSLSSSAEYLKNNASDSKQVVDYKDWQITLSRRFRSMKLWLVLRSYGVENLRNFLRSHVKMAKRFQQLVESDNRFEVVVPRNFAMVCFRVLRTTLKKEPNGYNIESGNIEAKLIDQEYANDFNRNLLETVNASGKVFMTHTIVEGIYVIRFAVGATLTEDKHVIKAWKVVQETVDGMLATI, encoded by the coding sequence ATGGCCAGCTTCCAGCTGCACTTGCTTCATACCAACTGCATGGAGATCAGCTTCAACAACTTTGCCTACTTCCCTTCAAGTGGCAGCATTGCTGGCTTTCTTGGAGAGGTGCTTAGCACCGGCTTCAATGTGGTGGAGTTTAATTGGATATCATCACCAGCCGTGACTGAGCTTGAATTCGTAACCATGGATTGGCTTGGCCAGATGCTTGGGCTTCCTCAAAGTTTCCTTTTCTCTGGAACTGGCGGTGGTGTTATACCAGGGACTATATGTGAGGCCATTTTATGCACACTAGTAGCTGCCAGAGATCAAATGTTAGCCAAAGTGGGGAGAGAGAACATAGGGAAGTTAGTTTTTTATGGGTCAGACCAAACCCACTGTGCACTTTTAAAGGCAGCTAAAGTCGCTGGTTTAAAGTGTAAGAACTTTAGGGCGATTAAGACAATGAGATCCACAGCATTTCAACTATCCGCAGAATCATTGAGAACAACAATAAGATTGGACGTTGAAGCTGGACTTATCCCAGCTTTTCTTTGTGCCACCATCGGGACAACATCAACGACTGCCGTTGATTCAATACGGTCGTTAAGTGAAGTAACCAAAGAGTATGGAATGTGGATCCACGTTGATGCAGCTTATGCAGGAAGTGCCTATATATGCCCTGAGTATCGTCATTTCATTGATGGGGTAGAGAATGTAAACTCATTTAGTTTCAATGCCCATAAATGGTTCTTCACTACTTTGGATTGTTGTTGTCTTTGGGTTAAAGATCCTGGTTCACTAACAAAGTCACTCTCTTCAAGTGCTGAGTACCTCAAAAATAATGCAAGTGATTCCAAACAAGTTGTGGATTACAAAGACTGGCAAATAACCCTTAGCAGAAGGTTTCGCTCCATGAAGTTATGGCTTGTTTTGAGAAGCTATGGTGTGGAGAATCTTAGGAACTTCCTAAGGAGCCATGTAAAAATGGCAAAACGTTTCCAACAACTGGTCGAAAGTGACAATAGGTTTGAAGTGGTGGTGCCAAGGAACTTTGCAATGGTATGTTTCAGGGTTTTGCGAACAACACTTAAAAAGGAGCCGAATGGGTACAACATTGAAAGTGGAAATATTGAAGCAAAACTTATCGACCAGGAATATGCAAATGACTTCAACCGGAATTTGTTAGAGACGGTGAATGCGTCAGGAAAAGTTTTTATGACTCACACTATAGTTGAGGGTATTTATGTGATACGGTTTGCTGTTGGTGCCACTCTGACGGAGGATAAACATGTTATCAAGGCTTGGAAAGTGGTGCAAGAGACGGTTGATGGCATGTTGGCTACTATATAA